In Scomber japonicus isolate fScoJap1 chromosome 20, fScoJap1.pri, whole genome shotgun sequence, the genomic window CTCGTAGATTTTCTCTATTTCGTGGTAGACGCGTCAGTTTCCTTTTTATAGTAGGGAAGTGACGTCACGTTCGGCCGTTGAAAGTTCCGTTTAAAGACAGACCGTAAAGGGCGGGCCATCGGTCTGAAACGGACCAATTGTAACGTTTAATAAAGGCgaatgaaccaatcagagcGGCTAATGGGTACACTAGTCAATGTATATATGCCCTGAGTTCAGACTCTCAGGCAGCAGCGCCTGTCGTCACCTGATATaaccataacacacacacacacacacacacacacacacacacacacacacacaaataaaataaaaacataatacattCAGAAAATcgctttttttttgcattagcTTATCAAGTTTTTGTTTGACCTACACACATTTGAAATTTTCATGATTGAAATGATAAAGTATTTGGGgttttataaaatgtgtaaacaaTAATATATGTGCACATCCAGTTAGTTTTTTTAAGAGAAACTTGATTTTCTGTATGTTATTTTTCTATCTACTCACTTTGTGTCCTGTTATCATGTCGCCTATATATATCAAACATGAAAGTAAAGTCATGCCCTTAATGTTAATCAAGTGTTGCGTTAGTTTCTGAAGAAGGTGTGTCTTTAGGCTCTCTCATAAGAGAATTTATATTAGACGTAATGGATACGAAGGGGCTATTATCTTATTCAGCCAGTGGATATTATGGCTTAAATCCTCTAGGTGGCGGTAATGACAAGATTTGGACGATAACCGCCGCTAAAACCAACGAGTAGAAGGAGAGTATGTTTACGCAGCTGCGGTTGACAGGCCTACCAGTGACCACCAAAGACGACAGGAGAGTAAAGTAAGAAACTTTTTTGTCAACTCATTGTATGACTAATTCACCCTCAAATGGTGGAACTTTTCCATTACCTCTAATTCATGCTTTTGCTGCTCAACAAGTTTGCGGTTAACTTTTCAAACCTCGGACCGAACATACTTAATGAGCTACCTAGCTAAAATTTTGCGGCAAATAATTGCGTTGTAGGTGACTTTGTTAGCAGGCGTGCTTGCTACATATAGGTAATCATAAGTTTATAGCACACAGCAGTATTTCCTCCCCTTTTCTATGCAGGACAAACAACAGGGTGTGCTGCGGTTTGTTGTTGTGCTGAGAAATCTCTGGAGGCAGTGCTGGCACGTCTGAATAGGCTTAGACCCACAAAGGTTGATGCAGCAGAAATAGCTGGACTCACAGACATTGCTGCCTTCAGTATTTTTTTGATGTACTATATCTGTGAATGCCAGCtagttttgtctgttttttttattgctgccTACTTTGACACATGCTGGTTTGTAGCTCACTCGAAGCTGGGGCATATAGAGAGGCAGGCTGTCATCCTAGGTCTGTCCACTCACTGTGATGTAGAAGTAAACAGGTTTTGTAATTAGCATTGTTTACTTAAAACCAGCATTATATTGAGATGAGGTTTGACTGTTAGCTACTTTcaatatttgcctttttttttgtcaaacagaCCTGTGAGTTGGTAATGCAGTGAGGAAGCAATGGAGACCACAGATCGAGCCACTGAGGGAGACCCTCTGAAGAGTGGAGAGGACGGCGTGGAGACAATAACAGTACCTCCAGCAACAGAGCTGAAGGGGAAGAGTTGCAAGGAGGTCTTGGGTTTTTCTAAACTGACCCACTGGCGAACCGCAGTATTCTTCCTCTCCTTGTTTCTCTGCCTCACCATTGTGTTTGCCTTCTCCTTCGTCATCCCTTGTCCCGTCAGACCACAGTATCTGACATCCTGGAACAGGACTTTCTTTGAAGCAGGTATTTACCAGTATGTGTTTCTTATTGTCTGCTAATGATGCACATGTGGGACtaacttctcttttttctgCTACAGCAACTTATGACTTTGTAGCTATTGAAGACACGGGCAAAGACAAGGTGATGGATGTCCTGTTTATCTTGAAGAATGCAGATGGCAGTGAGAACAAAACATGTGATAGTGcaggtatgaaaaaaaaaaattaaatcacgAGGTATCAGGATTTCTGTATCATGGTTGTTTTGTGTAATTTAGATGCACTGTGCATGTGTTCCAGGTCTGCCCTCGCCATGTGTGTTTGTCGTAGCAGTGGATGGGACAGATGGACACACTCTGTGGGAGCGTGCGCTGCAGCCTGAGTTCCACTGGGCCCAGTGTGGTCTGgatgaacagacagacaggggatGGGACTGCCTGCTGTCCCACTCTGACCAGCTGTCAGCAATTGACAAACACTCTGGTTAGTGACTCATTACACGTCTGTTATGTATGCTATCACTGTATTACATGGAGAAAATTCAGTAAGTGGACTCCAAGTTTAATCATACtctgttcctgtgtgttttgtcaGGTGAAGTCAAGTGGAATCAGTCTCAGCCTACTGGTCTGCGCAGCACTGTGCCTGTGCTCAGTGTTCCAGATCTGGATGGGGACCAGGTCAGCGATGTGGCTCTAGTGGCTTCTGACGACACACAGGTAAACAGTCATATCATTCATAACTGCTTCATTCATATGCTTTCTTTGTATCTGACAGCGTAATGATGGAGTTATAGTGTGCCTGagtttttaagctttttatgTGTAAATCATCTGATAACATATTTACCAAATCAAATATGTCTCCTGTCATGTCTGCAGACTCAGCTGGTATTCCTCTCAGGGAAGACGGGCGTCCAGATTGGCTCTACGGTGGTTGTAGACTCCACAGATACAACCAATCATCTCCTCTATCGCACTACCGATGGCTCTCACTATGTGCTACTTCAAAAAGGTGAGTTAAGTTGGGAGAGTCACCACAAGTTAGTGCatgttactgtatattactgCATAGATAGTTTAGAAGTAAATAACTAAAAATGCctttattgtatatttgtatttgaaaGACCTTCctattgtcttttgttttgttttataaatatgaCTTTGCTGTTACAATAAAAGACTGGCAGATCCATTCTATATTTGTGTAGATAGCTTTACAATACATTGATTTATTATGTCAGCCTTGGATTTGGTTTCCCAGTGTTGATACTGGGGCAAAAAGGGTTATCTGATATCACGTTCCTGTACAGAGGAGTATTCACTTGGATGTATGATACACTTGattagcctggctaacaccagaccctACCACAATTGAGGTAGGATCTGGCGAGGAGCCGTTGATTTCCttgtatttgaggcgggatcaatgaatgtcgatcaaatgcttctgtacgctactggataAACTTaaagccaatcatatcaacaatacatgatgacgtattcagagcctgtagggagcagcgcaAACACAtctgaacttgccttccaatttatttagcacacaatctactgctgctttgaacggttgctgcacctccgtaGCCTctatgctggatgtaaacagactCGCTCTATGGTCGTCCTCTCTTTGAGCCTGCCTCCCTGTTCTGTGATTGGTACCCAGGCTATCACTTGTTGGCAGTAGTGAGtgaactttttcttctttcacagaCACTGGCTTGTATGGATTGGCCCTGTGGAAGATCGCTGCTAAAGCAGGGTTCGAGGTGGGCCTCACGAAGGATGAACACTGGGAGAAAAATGCCCATGCTACAACTGGTCTTATACCAATCTTCATGTAAGAAGCAACCAAACACGTGGATCAACCTATTCATAATCACTTCTATTTTTGTGACTTTAACCCAAAGCTTTTGCCAATGTTAATTTCCTCTTTGTAGGTCTGAGTCATTGAAACAAGTGCAGAAAATAGGAGAAACTGAGAAATCCCCTAACCTGCTGCTTGTGACTGGGAATGAGGTGGCTTTACTTGATGGAAAAAAATTGCAGCAACTGTGGAGTTTCAATGCCAGCTCAGTCCTCGGGTAACACTTTTTATACTCCACATACTATACAATTAAAAAGAGGTGAAACAAGGATTGTTGATACTAGATTAATGATCTACAGTTCCAAGTAATCATATTTAAAGAACAAATATCAGATATGTACACGTGTTATCTTCCCAAATGTGAGTATTTGCTCATCTTCTGTGAGAACAAAATATGCTAACT contains:
- the fam234a gene encoding protein FAM234A gives rise to the protein METTDRATEGDPLKSGEDGVETITVPPATELKGKSCKEVLGFSKLTHWRTAVFFLSLFLCLTIVFAFSFVIPCPVRPQYLTSWNRTFFEAATYDFVAIEDTGKDKVMDVLFILKNADGSENKTCDSAGLPSPCVFVVAVDGTDGHTLWERALQPEFHWAQCGLDEQTDRGWDCLLSHSDQLSAIDKHSGEVKWNQSQPTGLRSTVPVLSVPDLDGDQVSDVALVASDDTQTQLVFLSGKTGVQIGSTVVVDSTDTTNHLLYRTTDGSHYVLLQKDTGLYGLALWKIAAKAGFEVGLTKDEHWEKNAHATTGLIPIFMSESLKQVQKIGETEKSPNLLLVTGNEVALLDGKKLQQLWSFNASSVLGEPSFGHFNKDGVLDVVVEEYIGNYSKRIIILDGKSGGVLWEVDLLASPNSPRPVSIHTANSYSIFMFWGMMPSTETNSSSHVKGERRSYMMHPLYSKVLLESTNILDHIVSFKATLLERGRHAAYILLTGPGTQGAEGTVVLSKRKLKQDVPLSKVLRIGTSGPETNEDIKEAFNRLRFSD